One Streptomyces sp. R28 DNA window includes the following coding sequences:
- a CDS encoding serine hydrolase domain-containing protein, with amino-acid sequence MTDQQGLTMADLGLFTGAPQHDHFCRMQDLLSAREMAPAAQPYVWPEGEAIDLPETYVFDGVPRSSKEFLADTDTAALLVLVDGVVRHESYFLTGGPDVQWLSMSVAKSFVSALVGIAVAEGHIAGIDEPISSYVPVQPGSAYDGVSIKDVLQMSSGARWNEDYSDMSSDVFQLSAATMGIGGTLDDFVARMVRESEPATVCRYNSGETQALGALVARATGRSVAEYMREKLCEPLGMTSAGYWLLDPAGTEFAFGGLNLTARDYARIGELYRRGGKWLGRQIVPAEWVRDSVTVTAPHLKPGRPVVGGHHLGLGYGYQWWIPDGDCGEFTAIGVYNQFVYVDPAARTTIVKLSANRRYGTSSEESTNREVETLAFLRAIARHDH; translated from the coding sequence ATGACTGATCAGCAGGGCTTGACCATGGCTGACCTCGGCCTGTTCACCGGCGCGCCGCAGCATGACCACTTCTGCCGGATGCAGGACCTCCTCAGCGCCCGAGAGATGGCCCCGGCCGCGCAGCCGTACGTCTGGCCGGAGGGGGAGGCGATCGACCTGCCGGAGACGTACGTCTTCGACGGCGTCCCACGGTCGAGCAAGGAGTTCCTGGCCGACACGGACACCGCGGCACTGCTCGTGCTCGTCGACGGAGTCGTCCGGCACGAGAGCTACTTCCTGACCGGCGGACCGGATGTGCAGTGGCTGTCCATGTCGGTGGCCAAGAGCTTCGTCTCCGCGCTCGTCGGCATCGCGGTCGCTGAGGGGCACATCGCCGGCATCGACGAGCCGATCAGCTCCTACGTGCCGGTGCAGCCCGGCTCCGCGTACGACGGCGTCTCCATCAAGGACGTACTCCAGATGTCCTCCGGCGCCCGCTGGAACGAGGACTACAGCGACATGTCCTCCGACGTCTTCCAGCTCAGCGCCGCCACGATGGGCATCGGCGGCACCCTCGACGACTTCGTCGCCCGCATGGTGCGCGAGAGCGAGCCCGCCACCGTCTGCCGTTACAACTCCGGCGAGACCCAGGCGCTGGGTGCCCTGGTGGCCCGGGCGACCGGCCGCTCGGTCGCCGAGTACATGCGGGAGAAGCTGTGCGAGCCGCTCGGCATGACGTCGGCGGGCTACTGGCTGCTCGACCCCGCCGGGACGGAGTTCGCCTTCGGCGGGCTCAATCTGACCGCCCGCGACTACGCCAGGATCGGCGAGCTGTACCGGCGCGGTGGCAAGTGGCTGGGCCGGCAGATCGTGCCGGCCGAGTGGGTGCGCGACTCGGTCACGGTGACCGCGCCCCACCTGAAGCCCGGTCGGCCCGTGGTCGGCGGGCACCACCTCGGCCTGGGCTACGGCTACCAGTGGTGGATCCCCGACGGGGACTGCGGGGAGTTCACCGCGATCGGCGTGTACAACCAGTTCGTCTACGTCGACCCGGCCGCCCGCACCACCATCGTGAAGCTGTCCGCCAACCGCCGGTACGGGACCTCCAGCGAGGAGTCCACCAACCGCGAGGTGGAGACCCTCGCCTTCCTGCGCGCGATCGCCCGGCACGACCACTGA
- a CDS encoding long-chain fatty acid--CoA ligase yields the protein MPNLAHNVVLAAARHPHRPALRLGERIWTYREVDVLSARVAAALTADGLRPGDRVGLMLPNVPAFVVLYYGILRAGGTVVPINPLFKAREVEYYLADSGADRLFVVDQAMEAAEPAARATGARLVRVDPTDVTTVAGAHEPLPTVCDRDDGATAAIFYTSGTTGRPKGAELTHHNLIRNVDVVTRLFDLTERDVVLGCLPLFHIFGQGCAMNTALKQGACLVLIPRFDPGEVLRAVARHRVTVFEGVPTMYAALLAHPEDTDTSSLRLCVSGGASLPVPVLHGFEKRFDCAVLEGFGMSECSPVVSFNHPDRPRKPGSVGTPVEGVEVRVLAPDGTPVPRGETGELAVRGHNVMKGYWNRPDATAETVPDGWLRTGDLVREDEDGYLFVVDRKKDMIIRGGYNIYPREIEEVLYEHPDVLEAAVLGIPHDTLGEDVAVAVVLRPGAEQRPDELRRFVKDRVAPYKYPRHIHYLDTLPKGPSGKILKREIDVPR from the coding sequence ATGCCGAACCTGGCGCACAACGTCGTACTGGCCGCTGCCCGGCACCCCCACCGCCCGGCCCTGCGCCTGGGCGAGCGGATCTGGACGTACCGCGAGGTGGACGTGCTGTCCGCGCGGGTCGCGGCGGCGCTGACCGCCGACGGGCTGCGCCCCGGCGACCGGGTGGGGCTGATGCTGCCGAACGTGCCCGCCTTCGTCGTCCTCTACTACGGCATCCTGCGCGCCGGAGGCACCGTCGTGCCGATCAACCCGCTGTTCAAGGCCCGCGAAGTGGAGTACTACCTCGCCGACTCCGGCGCCGACCGCCTGTTCGTGGTGGACCAGGCCATGGAGGCGGCCGAACCCGCAGCGCGCGCCACCGGCGCCCGCCTCGTCCGTGTCGACCCGACGGACGTGACCACGGTGGCGGGAGCACACGAACCGCTGCCGACGGTCTGCGACCGGGACGACGGCGCGACCGCCGCCATCTTCTACACCTCGGGCACCACCGGCCGCCCCAAGGGCGCCGAGCTCACCCACCACAACCTCATCCGCAACGTCGACGTCGTCACCCGGCTCTTCGACCTCACCGAACGGGACGTGGTGCTGGGCTGTCTGCCGCTCTTCCACATCTTCGGCCAGGGCTGCGCGATGAACACCGCCCTCAAACAGGGCGCCTGCCTCGTACTGATCCCCCGCTTCGACCCGGGCGAGGTGCTGCGCGCGGTCGCCCGGCACCGGGTGACGGTCTTCGAAGGCGTCCCGACCATGTACGCCGCCCTGCTGGCGCACCCGGAGGACACGGACACCTCGTCCCTGCGGCTGTGCGTCTCCGGCGGCGCCTCGCTGCCCGTTCCGGTGCTGCACGGCTTCGAGAAGCGGTTCGACTGCGCGGTCCTGGAAGGCTTCGGCATGTCCGAGTGCTCCCCGGTCGTCTCCTTCAACCACCCCGACCGGCCCCGCAAGCCCGGCTCGGTCGGCACACCCGTCGAAGGCGTCGAGGTCCGCGTCCTCGCCCCCGACGGCACACCGGTGCCCCGTGGCGAGACCGGGGAACTCGCCGTACGCGGCCACAACGTGATGAAGGGCTACTGGAACCGTCCCGACGCCACGGCGGAGACCGTCCCGGACGGCTGGCTGCGCACCGGCGACCTCGTCCGGGAGGACGAGGACGGCTATCTCTTCGTCGTCGACCGCAAGAAGGACATGATCATCCGGGGCGGCTACAACATCTACCCCCGAGAGATCGAAGAAGTCCTCTACGAACACCCCGACGTGCTGGAGGCCGCAGTCCTGGGCATCCCGCACGACACCCTCGGCGAGGACGTCGCCGTCGCCGTCGTGCTCCGGCCCGGCGCCGAGCAACGGCCCGACGAACTCCGCCGGTTCGTCAAGGACCGCGTGGCGCCGTACAAGTACCCGCGCCACATCCACTACCTCGACACCCTGCCCAAGGGCCCCAGCGGCAAGATCCTCAAACGGGAGATCGACGTCCCCCGCTGA
- a CDS encoding helix-turn-helix domain-containing protein, producing the protein MESEGNDGVPGDNTPRDNTPPDDTPREIAPGDSTFGTELRRRRQAKGLALAGLAEKLRTGKGYLSRLERGLQRPSEAFARACDQALGADGALLALAVGPGVGRCPFPGLTSFRTEDARWFFGRERAVADLLGLLADPRTAGLPAVLIGPSGIGKSSLLRAGLAVAVARGALPERQPGAPTVLYMTPTARPWEELRSQVEQRPLESYALVIVDQFEELFALCLDEAERVRFIGELCARAADGLSVAIGLRADFYGHCLAHPPLLAALRTRTLPLGPMSPEELRQAITEPAATAGLVLEPGLVEVLLRDLGAVGGTGTCEAASLPLLSHALRTTWQQRVDDTLTVAGYERTGGVHGAVAATAERVHGLLPPEHQDIARPLLLNLVRVGDAGDDTRNRTGRAELIELTAAGVPGARAEDVAAVVEAFTGARLLTADADHVEISHEALLWAWPRLREWIDGDRARLRLHQRLAEAARIWHEEGRDVALLLRGARLATVSDWLDEHTGAHPVLRPVEREFLRACRTYEEAEREAERRRNRRLWQLVAGLAVLLVIALTSGLLAAQKSGEAQRRTGEAEQQKHRALAALLSSEARRLAHARPELSALLAVAAYEHEQTAQSRGTLLSTQAQGFVGRLSDPRYKDMLWSAGLSDDGRVLAGSDGSGRALIWDVRRHKPMHVIDGLPSKLRAVAISPDGTRVAGISEDGTLRLWDARSGRQLARTAAAPPGTPGWGALEFSRDGSIVAVAGAGVQLRLVDGLKKTDSPASTTGLVGLALHPDRNTIAGAGWDGKVHVWQRSDDGFITAPLSLDGGSEDVFDVDFSPDGALLAAAGRDGVVRLWRTSDWQPAGVLEGHSGEVWRLAFRADGRVLASAGEDQQVLLWDVQARRRLASLGGHSASVHSVSFSRDGLLASGGSDRTAALWDTTGWVGDGCGTGAEPPQAAAYGTGGLAVAGGGTITYRSSGQCRTLHMEPGPVRGLARGGQLIAAGGDAGTFRVWDLRRRPDKPHKLDPDDAPESYRYQYGAAVSPDGTLVAVGGYSNTIRAWTMTADGPAPLQRWKAIGTVWALTFSPDNRTLAIGADRVVDLASPGDRGNVQRFASLSAPVTALAYGDGGRTLAIGTKDGTVELWDVHTRRRTLTLTTHEGAVRALHFTPQGDRIAIVGEPGSARWWTLDTAWARRHACRTASAPDPQEWQRLLPDVSRSEVLQATPCRNE; encoded by the coding sequence GTGGAATCCGAGGGAAACGACGGGGTGCCCGGTGACAACACGCCCCGTGACAACACGCCCCCTGACGACACTCCCCGTGAAATTGCGCCCGGTGACAGCACGTTCGGTACGGAGCTGCGCCGACGGCGTCAGGCGAAGGGGCTGGCCCTGGCGGGGCTCGCGGAGAAGCTGAGGACGGGCAAGGGATATCTGAGCCGCCTGGAGCGCGGGTTGCAGCGGCCCAGCGAGGCGTTCGCACGGGCTTGTGATCAGGCGCTCGGCGCGGACGGTGCCCTGCTCGCGCTGGCGGTGGGACCGGGCGTGGGCCGCTGCCCGTTTCCGGGACTGACCTCGTTCCGGACGGAGGACGCGCGCTGGTTCTTCGGCCGGGAGCGCGCGGTCGCCGATCTGCTCGGGCTGCTGGCCGACCCCCGTACCGCAGGGCTCCCGGCCGTGCTGATCGGCCCGTCCGGCATCGGAAAGTCGTCGCTGCTACGAGCGGGACTGGCCGTGGCGGTCGCCCGTGGTGCGCTGCCCGAGCGGCAGCCCGGCGCGCCCACGGTGCTGTACATGACGCCCACCGCACGGCCGTGGGAGGAACTGCGCTCCCAGGTCGAACAGCGGCCGCTGGAGTCGTATGCCTTGGTCATCGTGGACCAGTTCGAAGAGCTGTTCGCTCTCTGCCTCGACGAGGCCGAACGCGTGCGGTTCATCGGCGAACTGTGCGCGCGAGCCGCCGACGGGCTGTCCGTCGCCATCGGTCTGCGGGCCGACTTCTACGGCCACTGTCTCGCCCATCCACCGCTGCTCGCCGCGCTGCGGACGCGCACGCTGCCGCTTGGCCCGATGAGCCCCGAAGAACTCCGGCAGGCGATCACCGAACCGGCCGCCACAGCGGGACTGGTACTGGAGCCAGGCCTGGTGGAGGTGCTGCTGCGTGACCTCGGGGCCGTCGGCGGCACAGGCACATGCGAAGCCGCGAGCCTGCCCCTGCTGTCCCACGCGCTGCGCACCACCTGGCAGCAGCGAGTGGACGACACCCTGACGGTGGCCGGGTACGAACGGACCGGGGGCGTGCACGGGGCGGTGGCCGCGACGGCCGAGCGTGTTCACGGGCTGCTGCCCCCGGAGCACCAGGACATCGCGCGCCCGCTCCTGCTGAACCTGGTGCGTGTGGGGGACGCCGGGGACGACACCCGCAACCGGACCGGCCGGGCCGAGCTGATCGAGCTGACCGCGGCCGGCGTGCCGGGCGCGCGGGCCGAGGATGTCGCCGCCGTCGTGGAGGCGTTCACCGGGGCCCGGCTGCTGACAGCCGACGCCGACCACGTGGAGATCAGCCATGAGGCTCTGCTGTGGGCGTGGCCGCGACTGCGCGAGTGGATCGACGGCGACCGTGCCCGGCTCAGGCTCCATCAGCGGCTCGCGGAGGCGGCCCGTATCTGGCACGAGGAGGGCAGGGACGTCGCACTCCTGCTGCGCGGTGCCCGTCTGGCCACGGTGTCGGACTGGCTGGACGAACACACCGGCGCGCATCCCGTGCTGCGGCCGGTGGAACGCGAGTTCCTGCGCGCCTGCCGGACGTACGAGGAAGCCGAGCGGGAAGCCGAACGCCGCCGCAACCGCAGATTGTGGCAACTGGTCGCAGGACTCGCCGTGCTCCTGGTCATCGCCCTGACGAGCGGGCTGCTCGCGGCGCAGAAGTCCGGCGAGGCCCAACGGCGCACCGGCGAGGCCGAGCAACAGAAGCACCGGGCGCTGGCCGCTCTCCTGTCCAGCGAGGCACGGCGGCTCGCCCACGCCCGGCCGGAGCTCTCCGCACTTCTCGCAGTCGCAGCGTACGAGCACGAACAGACCGCACAGTCACGGGGGACGCTGCTCAGCACACAGGCCCAGGGATTCGTGGGGCGGCTGTCCGACCCCCGGTACAAGGACATGCTGTGGTCGGCCGGCCTCAGCGACGACGGCCGCGTCCTCGCCGGCAGCGACGGCAGCGGACGCGCACTGATCTGGGACGTACGCCGCCACAAGCCGATGCACGTGATCGACGGCCTCCCCAGCAAGCTCCGCGCTGTCGCCATCAGCCCGGACGGCACCAGGGTCGCTGGGATCAGCGAGGACGGCACACTGCGGCTGTGGGACGCCCGATCCGGACGACAACTGGCGCGCACGGCCGCCGCGCCCCCCGGCACACCCGGCTGGGGGGCGCTGGAGTTCAGCAGGGACGGCAGCATCGTGGCCGTGGCCGGCGCCGGAGTCCAACTCCGCCTGGTGGACGGGCTCAAGAAGACCGATTCCCCCGCCTCGACCACCGGCCTGGTCGGACTGGCCCTGCATCCCGACCGCAACACGATCGCCGGCGCCGGGTGGGACGGCAAGGTCCATGTGTGGCAACGGTCGGACGACGGATTCATCACCGCTCCGCTCAGCCTCGACGGAGGATCGGAGGACGTGTTCGACGTCGACTTCAGTCCGGACGGCGCACTGCTGGCCGCCGCGGGCAGGGACGGCGTCGTCCGGCTCTGGCGCACCTCCGACTGGCAGCCCGCAGGGGTTCTCGAGGGGCACAGCGGCGAGGTCTGGCGGCTCGCCTTTCGCGCGGACGGGAGGGTGCTCGCCTCGGCCGGAGAGGACCAGCAGGTTCTGCTCTGGGACGTCCAGGCCCGCCGGCGCCTTGCCTCTCTGGGCGGTCACAGCGCCTCCGTGCACTCGGTGTCCTTCTCCCGCGACGGGCTGCTGGCCAGCGGAGGAAGCGACCGGACCGCGGCCCTGTGGGACACCACCGGCTGGGTGGGTGACGGTTGCGGGACCGGCGCCGAGCCACCCCAGGCAGCGGCTTACGGCACCGGAGGCCTGGCCGTCGCGGGCGGCGGCACCATCACGTATCGCAGCTCCGGCCAGTGCCGCACCCTCCACATGGAGCCAGGACCGGTACGCGGCCTGGCCCGCGGCGGACAGCTCATCGCCGCGGGCGGCGACGCCGGCACGTTCCGGGTCTGGGACCTGCGACGTCGCCCCGACAAACCCCACAAGCTCGACCCCGACGACGCTCCCGAGAGCTATCGATACCAGTACGGGGCGGCTGTCAGCCCGGACGGCACCCTTGTCGCCGTGGGCGGCTACAGCAACACGATTCGAGCCTGGACCATGACCGCCGACGGGCCCGCCCCCCTACAGCGCTGGAAGGCGATCGGGACCGTCTGGGCACTCACCTTCAGCCCCGACAACCGCACGCTCGCCATCGGAGCTGACCGTGTGGTCGACCTCGCCAGTCCCGGCGACAGGGGAAATGTTCAAAGGTTCGCGTCCCTCTCCGCACCGGTGACCGCGCTCGCCTACGGCGACGGGGGCAGGACCCTGGCCATCGGGACCAAGGACGGCACCGTGGAGCTCTGGGACGTCCACACCCGTAGACGGACCCTCACGCTGACCACCCACGAAGGCGCCGTGCGCGCCTTGCACTTCACGCCTCAAGGCGACCGCATCGCCATCGTCGGAGAACCTGGATCAGCCCGCTGGTGGACCCTGGACACGGCCTGGGCCCGGAGGCACGCCTGCCGGACCGCCTCGGCACCGGACCCGCAGGAGTGGCAGCGCCTCCTTCCCGATGTGAGCCGATCAGAGGTACTGCAAGCAACCCCCTGCCGGAACGAATAA
- a CDS encoding diaminobutyrate--2-oxoglutarate transaminase family protein, whose product MAVTESLRGGTSEPTGARAVHEGILRRQSARESAARTYARALPIVPVRARGLTIEGADGRRYLDCLSGAGTLALGHNHPVVLEAIRKVLDSGAPLHVLDLATPVKDAFITELFHTLPPGLADRARVQFCGPAGTDAVEAAFKLVRAATGRTGILAFSGAYHGMTAGALEASGGAFDVRVARLPYPQDYRCPFGIGGERGAELAARWTESVLDDPKSGVPHPAGMILEPVQGEGGVIPAPEGWMRRMRQITADRAIPLIADEVQTGVGRTGSFWAVEHSGVTPDVMVLSKAIGGSLPLAVIVYRDDLDAWQPGAHAGTFRGNQLAMAAGTATLAYVRENGLAARAGELGSRMMLQLQQLAGEFACIGDVRGRGLMIGVEVVDPEHDSEHGEGRSVPLAAIDGAGGGSELLTALGGNEVGRALEQAESDASFDIGLPGGGGSGALVGLDPARSTGGSSADANPTGRGATAAAALHSDRHPRPAAPELAAAIQRECLRRGLIVELGGRHASVVRLLPPLTISDEQAAAVLDRLSDAVAAVSHSHTHHDAFGADRMHQPTPGPRRQGDRTDRAG is encoded by the coding sequence ATGGCCGTGACCGAATCTTTGCGCGGGGGGACATCCGAGCCGACGGGGGCGCGTGCCGTGCACGAGGGCATCCTGCGGCGCCAGTCGGCGCGTGAGTCGGCGGCGCGGACCTACGCGCGTGCACTGCCGATCGTGCCCGTACGGGCACGTGGGCTGACCATCGAGGGGGCGGACGGCCGCCGCTACTTGGACTGCCTCTCCGGCGCCGGGACGCTGGCCCTCGGACACAATCACCCCGTGGTCCTGGAGGCCATCCGCAAGGTTCTCGACTCGGGCGCACCCCTGCACGTCCTCGACCTGGCGACCCCCGTCAAGGACGCCTTCATCACCGAGCTCTTCCACACTCTTCCGCCCGGTCTCGCCGACCGCGCGCGCGTGCAGTTCTGCGGACCGGCCGGCACCGACGCGGTGGAGGCCGCCTTCAAGCTCGTCCGGGCCGCGACCGGACGTACCGGAATCCTCGCTTTCAGCGGCGCCTACCACGGGATGACCGCCGGAGCGCTCGAAGCATCCGGGGGTGCCTTCGATGTACGGGTCGCCCGCCTGCCCTACCCGCAGGACTACCGCTGCCCCTTCGGTATCGGCGGCGAACGCGGCGCCGAACTCGCCGCCCGCTGGACCGAGTCCGTCCTCGACGACCCCAAGTCGGGCGTGCCGCACCCCGCTGGGATGATCCTCGAACCCGTCCAGGGCGAGGGCGGAGTGATCCCCGCGCCGGAGGGGTGGATGCGGCGCATGCGGCAGATCACCGCCGACCGTGCCATCCCACTGATCGCTGACGAGGTCCAGACGGGGGTCGGCCGCACCGGCTCCTTCTGGGCGGTGGAGCACAGTGGCGTCACCCCCGACGTAATGGTCCTCTCCAAGGCCATCGGAGGGAGCCTGCCCCTGGCGGTCATCGTCTATCGCGACGACCTCGACGCTTGGCAACCCGGCGCCCACGCCGGCACGTTCCGCGGCAACCAGCTCGCCATGGCCGCCGGCACGGCGACGCTCGCCTACGTCCGCGAGAACGGCCTCGCCGCGCGGGCGGGCGAACTCGGCTCGCGAATGATGCTGCAACTCCAGCAACTCGCAGGGGAGTTCGCGTGCATAGGAGATGTGCGGGGGAGGGGCTTGATGATCGGGGTCGAGGTGGTTGACCCAGAGCACGATTCCGAGCACGGCGAGGGACGATCGGTGCCACTGGCGGCGATTGACGGGGCTGGCGGCGGATCGGAGCTTCTGACTGCTCTGGGAGGGAACGAGGTTGGACGTGCCCTTGAGCAGGCCGAGTCGGATGCTTCGTTCGACATCGGCCTGCCCGGAGGCGGTGGGTCGGGCGCCCTGGTGGGCCTCGACCCTGCCCGGAGCACGGGCGGCTCCTCGGCGGACGCCAACCCCACTGGTCGAGGAGCAACTGCGGCGGCAGCGCTGCACTCGGATCGCCACCCTCGCCCCGCCGCCCCCGAACTCGCGGCCGCCATCCAGCGGGAGTGCCTGCGACGTGGCCTGATCGTCGAACTCGGCGGCCGCCACGCCAGCGTAGTACGTCTGCTTCCGCCCCTGACCATCAGCGACGAGCAGGCGGCCGCAGTGCTGGACCGACTGTCCGACGCGGTGGCCGCGGTGTCCCACAGCCACACCCATCACGACGCGTTCGGTGCGGACCGGATGCACCAGCCGACCCCGGGCCCCCGGCGACAGGGCGACCGCACCGACCGGGCGGGGTAA
- a CDS encoding IucA/IucC family siderophore biosynthesis protein codes for MERPPGAAASDLLEHPDPHIAAQAAAVENLLRCWVRETNVPAPDNGTLRIPLPATGTALLIPVHYWSQAGWHRFGLPHLADAPAQSPPTDAVTLAALLIREALGGSNPAAMATVADPSAGSSISTSAGRVSARPISASVRPSPASDRATDATDATDATDATEATDATRPFRAATAPLPGTPAKSVPAVSSVPGASCSDPSCSDPSCSDPSCSDLSSTGSGPVSSTVPGSAAAASSSSGPSSSCVPGPSVSALAAVSPTPAAPRPAALTVPVISTDTDLVARVADSVRRTATFISERRAHPADGPDIFLAAEQALTFGHPLHPTPKSREGLSEAEAPLYSPELRGSFPLHWMAVAPALLATDSAWTERGRIVPAAQLMVRLAGPELPLPDGCVALPMHPWQLREIQHRPETEALLDAGLLRDLGAHGAPWHPTSSVRTVHRSDATAMLKLSLGLRITNSRRENLRKELHRGVEVHRLLRSGLSTRWQAAHPGFDIVRDPAWLAVDGPDGVPVTGFDVMIRHNPFRSSDDVACVAGLVSPRSPRPHAQADALAGPNPWDTVPPRSRLAELVTRLAHRTGRPLRAVVAEWFLRYLEQVVRPVLWLDAEAGIALEAHQQNTLVLLDGDGWPSGGRYRDNQGYYFRESRRAALDARMPGIGEQSDTFVSDEVADERFAYYLAINNVLGLIGAFGSQRLADEQLLLAAFRRFLGEVASGAARLRTSLPAHLLDSPVLRCKANLLTRLHGLDELVGPVDTQSVYVTIANPLHS; via the coding sequence ATTGAGCGGCCGCCGGGTGCCGCCGCCTCAGACCTCCTGGAGCACCCCGACCCACACATCGCAGCCCAGGCCGCCGCCGTGGAGAACCTGCTCCGCTGCTGGGTCCGCGAGACCAACGTCCCGGCACCCGACAACGGGACCCTCCGTATCCCCTTGCCCGCCACCGGTACGGCCCTGCTGATCCCGGTCCACTACTGGTCCCAGGCGGGCTGGCACCGCTTCGGCCTCCCACACCTGGCGGACGCCCCGGCTCAGTCCCCACCGACCGACGCGGTCACCCTTGCTGCCCTACTCATCAGGGAGGCGCTGGGGGGAAGCAACCCTGCCGCCATGGCTACGGTCGCCGACCCGTCGGCTGGGAGCAGCATTTCGACGAGCGCTGGGCGTGTATCAGCTCGCCCGATTTCCGCGAGCGTTCGCCCTTCGCCGGCGTCCGATAGGGCGACTGACGCGACGGATGCGACTGACGCGACGGATGCGACTGAGGCGACGGATGCGACGCGACCTTTCCGAGCCGCGACTGCTCCTCTCCCAGGGACACCCGCAAAGTCCGTGCCCGCTGTCTCCTCTGTCCCCGGGGCTTCCTGCTCCGACCCTTCCTGCTCCGACCCTTCCTGCTCCGACCCTTCCTGCTCCGACCTTTCCTCCACTGGTTCTGGCCCCGTCTCCTCCACGGTGCCTGGCTCCGCTGCCGCCGCCTCCTCCAGCTCTGGCCCGTCGTCCTCCTGCGTCCCTGGACCCTCCGTCTCCGCGCTCGCCGCCGTATCCCCAACCCCCGCCGCTCCGAGGCCCGCAGCCCTGACCGTCCCCGTAATCTCCACGGACACCGACCTCGTTGCCCGCGTCGCCGACTCCGTCCGACGAACCGCCACCTTCATCAGCGAGCGCCGTGCTCACCCCGCCGACGGCCCTGACATCTTCCTCGCGGCCGAGCAGGCGCTCACGTTCGGACACCCTCTCCACCCGACGCCGAAGAGCCGCGAGGGTCTGTCCGAGGCCGAAGCGCCGCTGTATTCGCCCGAGTTGCGCGGCTCCTTCCCATTGCACTGGATGGCTGTCGCCCCTGCCCTGCTCGCCACTGACTCGGCATGGACCGAGCGTGGCCGTATCGTCCCGGCGGCCCAGCTCATGGTCCGCCTCGCCGGGCCTGAGTTGCCGTTGCCGGACGGGTGCGTGGCCCTGCCCATGCACCCCTGGCAACTGCGCGAGATCCAGCACCGCCCCGAGACTGAGGCCCTGCTCGATGCCGGACTGCTCCGGGACCTCGGCGCCCACGGCGCCCCTTGGCATCCCACCTCCTCCGTAAGAACCGTCCACAGATCTGATGCCACCGCCATGCTCAAACTCTCGCTGGGCCTGCGCATCACCAACTCCCGCCGTGAGAACCTCCGGAAGGAACTGCACCGTGGCGTCGAGGTCCACCGACTCCTGCGCAGCGGCCTCTCGACGCGGTGGCAGGCCGCGCACCCGGGATTCGACATCGTTCGCGATCCGGCATGGCTCGCCGTGGACGGGCCGGACGGCGTCCCCGTAACCGGCTTCGACGTGATGATCCGGCACAACCCGTTCAGGTCATCCGACGACGTGGCCTGCGTAGCCGGACTCGTTTCACCCCGATCACCCCGACCTCACGCACAGGCCGATGCCCTCGCGGGCCCTAACCCGTGGGACACGGTGCCCCCGCGGTCCCGTCTGGCCGAGCTCGTCACTCGCCTCGCCCATCGAACAGGTCGCCCACTCAGGGCGGTTGTCGCCGAGTGGTTCCTGCGCTACCTCGAGCAGGTCGTCCGCCCCGTGTTGTGGCTCGATGCCGAGGCGGGAATCGCTCTGGAAGCACACCAGCAGAACACGCTGGTCCTGCTGGACGGTGACGGCTGGCCTTCGGGGGGTCGTTACCGAGACAACCAGGGCTACTACTTCCGTGAGTCCCGGCGCGCGGCACTCGACGCCCGGATGCCCGGCATCGGCGAGCAAAGCGACACCTTCGTCTCGGACGAGGTCGCCGACGAACGCTTCGCCTACTACCTCGCGATCAACAACGTGCTCGGTCTCATTGGAGCGTTCGGCTCGCAGCGTCTCGCGGACGAACAGCTGCTGCTCGCAGCCTTCCGCCGCTTCCTTGGCGAGGTGG